Sequence from the Nasonia vitripennis strain AsymCx chromosome 5, Nvit_psr_1.1, whole genome shotgun sequence genome:
CACAAACAATGCGTAAAATATTTAGGTAGACTTTTTTAAAGTGCGGACTATTTCCATGGAGGACGCGCTCTGGTTGAACTAGAGGGGGCATGCGTATGGGAGCATTGGTCTGACCAACAGGCAATAGTAGATCGCTTTCGCTTTGGGATCTAGGTATTTGCTATAGACTAGTTTAGATAAGCTACGGAAACCTTTTCAACCTTTTTCCAATTCGATGTCTAGGTTTTATCAAGTCTGAGGAGATGATCAATCTGCATAGGTGCATGCCTCAGCTAATACCATTTGGCTAGTgccaacttaaaaaaaaatgatgagcAATGAAACGATCTATAAATTAGCAGACATTCCGAGGTTTgatgattttattataaaaattaaccAAGACTATTTTACAAACACGAGAAAAGTTGATCTTAACAAATGAATTCAGAATATCGCGGACACAGACATAGAGTATTTGAAAGAATGCAAAAAATCCAACTATCTCCCCTCTGAAAGTTTTACCCTTTTTGATCAGCAGGGCCTCGTTCAAGACAGCAATAATGTTCCCATCATCTACCACTGGTCCAGAAATGAAAGCAATACAAAAATTCCTGAAAACTACGAGTCGATCCTACCTCTCATATATTCTATGGCTCTCCCCGATCGTGACGTCTCAGATATAAGCAgactaaatataaataaatattggtGGTTTGCTGAAAACAGTAAATTCATGCACGAAATAAGAAAAAGACAGTCAGATTgtaaaaatatcgaaaatCGTATGTCATTGAAACCCTGATAAGTGACATCTGCAAGTAACTCAAGGAGTTTAATATGGTTCTGCCTGCCTGCCTTATCAACTTGGAAAAAAGCCTTTGACTCGGTATAGTTAACGGGCTTATGTACGAActcaaaatagtatattgtgtaccaagggcatAAAGTGGgtttttttaggccgagtgggagtttgcagtactcgtcagcggctcgtaaacgccctcgccttcggctgaggctaactcgccttgactcgtactgcaaccacacaaAGCCAAAAATcccgcttagcccttggtgcacaccatactTTTTGCAACGCATGTAttgattttcgcgtttcaaACTGCACTTGTTTAATTTCTAGCGAGTTTAAAAGATTTACTAATGAATTGTGTAGCAGGCgcaaaaatacttttatagCACTGTGTGACATAAATTCGCATATATCCCACGTTTTTTCGTGGCATAAATATTCGATTGCACCACTATTGCTAACTTCACGTCGTACCGTTTTAGACACTGTGAGATAAACATCTTTGCCATTTAGTATTcttataaaagtaaaataattgcTAGAATGACTGATATTTTGTGaaagtgaataatatttagatgagaatagtatattatattaattataaagctcgtgaaataaattagaaattttAAAGGTTaggaatttataaatttcaaacaTCAATCAATCtatgaaatttttgttataatttggATAAATGTAAGGAAAAGGATGtttgatatttaaaaaaataaaatatcactATAGTAATAGATaaattctttgaaaataagagttatttattaaaaatgtttgaaaaaaaattaatattataaataatgaatcaacgttgaaaatttaaatgaaaactTAGACATACTTATTCATATAGTTTCACTATCAAATTTTCATAATCCGTTGATAATAATAGTTAACTAAATATTCAACACTTTAAAGTGCATTTAGAACAAAATCTGTAACGACAACAAAATGATATATTAGAAACCttatgattattttaaaattatttttcaatattagtCTTAGTTTCACTATATgttattttacaattattgAAAACTATTGGTTGATCCGGAGTGCCTTGAATGCtaaaattacaattattaaatacGTAAGATTTGTTCAGGTTCTTATCAATTGAATCCAAATAGCATAATTTAAAACCTGCATCATAAAATGTGTGGAAATTTTGTTTATCTTGAGCCTCCATAGTTGAAGATGAAGTTTTTTATATGGAACCCCGAACGATGATTATATTCTCAGCAGATTCTTGTTTTTGTTCTTGATGATAAGATGATTTTACTTGTTTATATGTGAAGAAGTATCTACGATAGATTTTGAATCTGCAAGACTGATTTTGGTGGATGTGGAAGGACTTTCAATATCTGGATTACTCATATCAACGACTGAAGATTCAGCTCTGGTGGATATAGGTGATCGGACTCTATCAATGTAGTCAATTGCAGATGGACCATCACAGATGGAGTCTGTGATCGGACTCTGTGTTTATGATTGAGAGATAATGAAATTACTGGTACGGTCACTGATTCTTGATTGCGTGTAGGTACAGGTGAttgaattttgtaaatatggTTGACTGCAAATGAATTTGTCTCTGTTTCACTATTATTACCACAAGTGACTTGCTTATTTACAACAATGCCAGAAGCTATTTGCTGGTAAATCTTTTTCTTGTTGTTGATGGAATCAGCTATATACCCTTCTGCAACAGTGTTCGACTACCAACCACTATGTCTCTTGAGAGTTGTTATATCAGCTCCAGCATCGACCAAGAGAGTAGCTGAAGTTCCTCGAAAACTATGTCCAGTAAATGATTCTGCATTAGGCAATTTCAAGTATACGGCTACTTCTTTTGGCATGGACCCAAACTTGTTGATATCGATAGCTTGATTTACACAGTTGCCATTGTTGTACTTCAGAAAAAATCTATTGAGTTCACATCTCTGAGGTCTGGTTTGCATGTACTTCTTACAAATTTCATACAATTCACCAGTAATTGTAAATGCCCTGGGTACTTTATTTTTGGTCTCATTGATTTGAACAAGTAGCCAATCTTCTGTCTCCATAACATCTGTGATTAATAACTTCGTGAATTCAATTCTTCTTAAGGCACCAGCGATTCCAAAAATAAGAGCTACCTTCGTAGATAAATATATATCATCTGGTGCTTCGCTAAGGAATCTTGATATATCTGTTTTGGTGAAAACTGAGGATTTTTTTACTCTGTAGCCTGAATGCTGTTTTTTTAAGTAGCTAATCAACTTTTGATACCTACTAATGTCAATGTGATCAAAAGTGTGATTGTAGTTCATAACATGAAATAAATTGACCACAAGCTAGAAGATGCGTACTTCTGTGataaatgatgaaaataaGCCAACAAAACATCTTGACAAAATGAATTTGTTTCATTGTCTCTGCGCCACTTCTTAAAGGCATTGTAAGCTGCTGTATatagttttgattttttaggCAACAAATCTAGTGAAAGATTCTTGGCAATTTGTCTAATGGCTTCTGATACAATCTCGTTTgagttttcattttcactCAAATCACTGTCAGAACTCATTTTTCCACACTTTTCTTAAAATTCTCAGAGAAATAGGCTCTTTTCATTAAAGATAGAGAATTCAAATCATGTCACAAGCTCAAACATACACACAAGTAAAACACGTATGCATGAGCATAGATATAGGCAGGCCTGTGCCTAGTACCATTTTAACATGGCGTCGATGGCCAAAACCGACGTACCAACCTCCAAAAAATTCACTAGCAGCATAGCTCACTACTACACGCCCAGCGCAGCCCTGTCGGTGTGAGCGCTCGGCCGAGTGATGACCAAGCATGCGCAGTGAATTTGGCCGAGCTAAGGCAcggatgaaaatttttgaattttgcaggTTATGTGcagtatttttttgtattatcaTGTATAGCCTGAAACTATAGTTCAAAATAAAACCAACCTAAAAGGGATCAGTTATTTCAAGTCTATTTTCTTCCCTTCTTAAAGTGTATATAATCCCATTTTGTAATATCAATTTCATCTCCCGTATCCTACACATAACTTGGACCagatgttaaaattaaaaaaaaaactctccAAATTGTCACttgaaaaaataacaacatcgataaaataaacaaaattatacaaGCGAATATTTAGTTTATCTCTTGCGTTAGATAGTCTATACAAGGTATTAATAGTACCCATACTGTTTTGTGTTTCatgttataaaaaatcaaagtaaGGTAATAAACACGATTTAGTTTGACTACTCTACGTTGATTAGTGTGTATCGAAGGGGTTTCTCATATAATGATAAAAAGCGAAGGCAAAATTATCCTATAGTCAATCCAAAAACTACTAACAGGAAATCTTATCAGTGCGCTATCAGTCATATATCCATTGCTAGTTTTTTCTGTTGgatgtacatttttttggtTTTCAAAAGAGTATAATATATGAAGAAAAAACATACAGATCAAGTAAAAGTCACCTTGCAATCGTGACTTTTGCTTCGCCTGATGAGAATTCATATGGTCAATTTACGATTCTTCGAGAAGCACTTTTTCTTTATCAATTGACTCGACATGAACCAGATTAGAACACGcattttgttgttgttcaCAGTATAACAATGGCCATTTGATGTGCGCCGGCTGCTTCACTCATGTACTGGCTGACGCCAGGTTGCGAGATGAAGTTGCGACCTGTCCGAATCGCAAAATCGAGCAACACATCTGCATATCGAAATCTCGCTGTGGAAAAGGCAGTTTCAGAGCTACCCCCTGAATGTCACTACTGCGCAAAGGAGTTCCCGAGAAATTCCTTGGAGCGTCATGAAGAAACCATGTGCAAAGAAAGGTATGCCAACATGACCttttagataaaaaaaaaaaaaaaaaaatgaaaatcgaaCAAGTtgtacatttttcaatttttcatttgtcCTCAGAATATCAGCTGCAAATACAGCAGAATCGGATGTCCTTGGGGAGGACCTAATCACAAACTCCTAGAGCACGAGGCTCACTGTGTTCATCCTCATCGTACATGAGCTGATGTGATGGAAGCATTGCGTGATATTGACGCTAAAAATTTGGAGAAACGTAAATTCTTTGATAACGTTGTGGCGTGCATGTTTCCCGCATCTGCGGGGCCTGGCAGAGAGCGTTCACAACGTTCTCGAGTTTTCGCCAAGCGGTCCCTCGCTTTATTGCCTCACCGCAATAAAGcgatccgccgcgcgcgcgttcgctaATCCCCCAGACGAGGCAGTCCCCGGATTTTCGGCAGCCGAGCGGTCTGTCGCATATTGCACTTAGCAATAAAAcgatcggccgcgcgcgctcgataatCTTCGGAATTCTCAAAAAAGCACGCGCGCCACTCATCCGCTAAAGTGCCCAAGCTATCCCTTCCCTTCGGGCCTCATGAGCGAGACCAACGTCTTCCCTCCGAGGCCTGAAGGGTGGCTTCGCTGGGGGCACTCAGCACTCTTGCTCGAACCAGAGACTTGCACAGACCTAGGCCCTCCTGCCTGTCCTGCGGTCTGCGTTCTGCCGAGCCAAGCGAAGTTTGACATCAGTATTTCCAAGCTctctaaataaatacaaagttCAACCGAACACACGTGTCCAATTTCTCCCTACCTCACCTCTACAAGCGCTTGCAGACTAAAAATTGGTGACCCCGACGTGATATTAAGGTGAAGGAAGTGATTGGACAATTTCTAAGTGTTTTGTGTACTTGCGTGTAGTcgagtgtttttaaaatgccAGAAACCGGTGACGTGTCCGCTAATTCGGCGCCCGTGGTGAACATGCACACGCCGCGGAATTTCCGCGCGCCACCTttccttgaaaacaaaatcaagGATTGGTTCACGCTGTTGGAGGCGCAGTTCGTCACTGCGGGTATTACAGACGACAACATTAAGTATTGTAATACCATCTCGAGTTTGACGGAGAGGGCCATCAACCAGATGGAAGATGTCCTGACAGAGCCACCCGATACGGACAAGTACACGGATTTGAAGACGAAAATGGTCGAGCGGTTCACGGAATCCGACGGCGCGCGAGTGCGGAAGTTATTAGAAGGAGAGCAGATAGGCGACCGTAAGCCATCAGAATTTTTCCGTGCCTTGAAAGCGCATGCCACCGCGAACACTTCGGAGGAGTTCATACTCGAACTGTGGAAAACGCGCCTGCCCTCGCAATTGCAGACAGTTATGGCGGCTTCCAGCGAGACAGCCGTAGATAAAATTCTGAAACTGGCCGACACGGTCCATGAGATAACTCCCAGTAAACAGGTCAACGCGGTCAATGATATGTCGGGATTATTCGAACAAATTCAGAAGTTGACCATTCAAGTGAACGCGTTAACGCAAGACCGAAGTCGCTCCCGCGCTAGAGGAGCATCTCGTGCGGCTCGCAGCCGACCGTCCACACCTGCATCGGCGCGCATCGAGCCGACGGAGTTGTGCTTCTATCACCGTCGCTTCAAGGAACGTGCAACGAAGTGCCGCAGTCCGTGTACCTGGTCGGGAAACGACGCGCGTCGTCAGTGAATGCGGCAAGCATTGACGGATTAGCGCATCGCCGCATCTACGTTGAGGACTCTAATTCGCGCAAGACATTCCTGGTTGATACCGGCGCCGATCTGTGTGTGTATCCACGATCGTGGCTTACGGACAAGCGGGAAAAGTGCGCGTACGAGTTGTTCGCCGCCAACGGTTCGACCATCGCGACTTACGGAAGTGTGCTGTTGACGCTGAACCTCGGCCTCCGCCGCGAGTTCATGTGGCCATTTATCGTCGCGGATGGAGTTCCGCAATTATTGGCATCGATTTTTTATCGCATCACGGCTTGTTGATAGATGCCAAAAATAAGTCGTTGATAGATAACGTGACTGGTTTGTCATCGCGCGAGTTTCTAACCGGAGAAGAAGAACCGGGTATCAAAACAGTAGTAGGTGATTCTCCGTATCACCAGCTACTTGCGAAATACCCCGATCTGACGCGCCCGCCGACTTTTCGAGGAAACTCGGTAAAGCACAAGGTGCAACACCATATCGAGACGACGCCAGGACCTCCGGTACACGCCAAGTGCCTTCGCCTTTCGCCCGTACGACAGAAGAAAGCCAAGGACACCTTCGCGATGCTAATAGAGCTGGGGATCATGAGGCCCGGCAAGGGCTCATGGGCGACTCCCCTTCACATGGCTTCCAAGAAGGATGGCGATCCACGGCCGTGCGGCGACTACCGAGGCCTCAACGCCCGCACCATCCCCGACAGGTATACGCCACCGCACATCGAGGACTTCGCGCATAACTTGTACggtaaaaaagtattttctaagGTCGATCTCGTGCGTGCGTTTCATCAAATACCTATCGCTCCCGAAGACGTCGAAAAGGCGGCAATAATTACGCCTTTCGGTCTTTTCGAACCGGTAATGATGATGTTCGGGCTACGCAATGCAGCACAGACATGTCAGCGTTTCGTCGACGAGATTGTACGCGGATTCGATTTTGTCTACGCttatattgatgattttttgaTCGCGTCCGAAAACGAAACGCAACACTTAGAGCATCTGAAAATGTTATTCGATAGATTCACGAAATATGGTGTCGTGATTAACCCTGCGAAATGCGTATTCGGTGTAAGTGAAGTAACCTTCCTCGGTTATACGGTTAACGCCAGCGGCATTGCTCCAATGCAAGAACGCGTCGAAGGGATCTCGAAATTTACATTGCCAGAGACGATTAAAAGCTTGCGTCGTTATCTCGGCATGTTTAACTTTTACCGTAGATTTGTTCCTCACGCGGCTAAAATTTTGCACCCTTTGAACGCATTACTAGGAGGTGCGAAAAAGGGCAACACGCCAGTTGAGTGGACCGACGAAGCTCGCGACGCCTTTTCGAAGTCGAATACTGCTCTCGCGAATGCAGCATTACTCGCGCACCCAATACCCGGCGCGCAGATCAGTCTTGTAGTCGACGCTTCAGATTTCGCGATTGGCGGCGCATTGCAACAACTAGTAGATAATGCTTGGCAACCTCTAGCTTTTTACACAAAATCATTGACTGAGGCTCAACGTAAATACAGCGCGTACGACCGCGAGCTTTACGCTATCTacagttctgtcaaacgtttTCGCCATATGCTAGAGGGCAgacattttataattttcactgATCAGAAACCGATTACTTTTGCTTTCAATCAAAATTTAGACAAATGTTCTCCGCGTCAGTTTAGACATTTAGATTACATTTCACAATTTACGACTGACATTAGACACATTAAAGGTTCCGAAAATTACGTAGCCGATGCATTATCTCGCGTTGAAGCAATCGCCTCATCGGTTGATCACAATGCACTCGTGTCCGCTCAGAAAGCTGATACCGAATTACGCGAGATGCTGAGCGACGAAAAATCAGCACTCCAATTGAAAAAGGTATACTTTCCGGACCAGAACGTGCATTTCTATTGTGATACGACGAGCGACGTTGTACGGACGTTCGTCCCCGTGTCTTTGCGCCGCGCAGT
This genomic interval carries:
- the LOC103315323 gene encoding uncharacterized protein LOC103315323, with the protein product MPETGDVSANSAPVVNMHTPRNFRAPPFLENKIKDWFTLLEAQFVTAGITDDNIKYCNTISSLTERAINQMEDVLTEPPDTDKYTDLKTKMVERFTESDGARVRKLLEGEQIGDRKPSEFFRALKAHATANTSEEFILELWKTRLPSQLQTVMAASSETAVDKILKLADTVHEITPSKQVNAVNDMSGLFEQIQKLTIQVNALTQDRSRSRARGASRAARSRPSTPASARIEPTELCFYHRRFKERATKCRSPCTWSGNDARRQ